The DNA segment AGAGAATTGCACTATGGGTGGCAATCGACGCAAACATGGTCCCATACTATTATAGCCATTATGAAAGGGATGTTTACCAAGCATGGCATCAATCGCCGTCAACTCCTTTCTTCTTGCTGCGTGGgcggtaaaaggaaaaaaagcagggCGGTTGCTCCGGAGCTGCTCAACCACTCGGACTGTCTGCTTCCTTGTTCCTCATATTGAAGCTCATTACGCATTTCGTAACGTTTTCTGAATTGCAGATTACAAAGACTTCACGGCCATCAAGAAGAAGTTCCTCTTCGTGAAAACACTGATCTCCCTTGGAGGCTGGGACCACGGAAGCGAACCGTTCTCCTACGTGGCCGCAGACCGCAGCAGGCGGTGCAACTTTACGAGAAACCTGTTGAAGTTTCTCAAAGATAACGACTTTGATGGAGTGGACATCGACTGGAGGTTCCCGGCCAGCCCAGACAGGAACGGAAAGCCGGAGGACAAACAGAACTACGTCTTGTTCCTGAAGGTTAGACACCTTCGGCTACTGCTTTGAAATTATTTAGGGAAATCTGAAGCCATGTTAGCGAGAACAAGAAACTTTTCACTCGTAATGCATTCGTGTTGTCAGCACTTCACCTTCGCCATATTCAAGGTTGCTGTTAACATTAATTGGATGGCACTCGTGCCTATGTGAACCATTTTTGCTTATAAAAGCTATGAAGCCTCCCACTACATATTGAATGGTGCGTCGCGGGTTCCCGCGACGCACTTTTTTTAACATTTGTTGCGAAAAAAGGCACGTTATGAATTTTGACAGCATATACTACACCGTATAGTTAATTGTTCATTGCTAAACAAGTAGTTCAGTGCAATCAAAAGAAGCTTTTTCTGTTCAATGCAATCAAAAGCACTTTTTTACCGAGTTAAAATTGACCTTTCCACACTAAATGTAGGGAATAAACTGTTGAAATAATATTCTGCTATAGTCTAAGCTCATTTGGGTGTTGCTTTTTATTGCCTCTTTATACCTGTCAGATTGCGCTCTAGATTGTTCTTTTATTTAGTAAtcagtattttctttttgatgccttCTGTTCTTCAGTTACATCAGAATGCGCAATCATTGTGAGTTATTCTCTTTTCCCATTAGAGTCTCTGCAAACTACGAAGAAAGGGTTTAATCGTGACCGCTACGGTTCCAATCACTCCTTTTTATCTCGATAATGGATACGACGTCAGACAACTCTCAAAGTAAGCCGTACAGCGTCAGCATTGTCGCCCTTTAGAAAACGAACAACTTTTATATTTTCACATCTTTCCAGGTACGTAGACTGGCTCAATGTGATCGGTTTCGATTTGAGGGGACGCTGGACTGGAATCGCTGATGTTCACAGCCCCCTGTACGCCCGATCCTTTGAGACGGGCGACACTCGGAACCTGAACGTGGTACGTTCTTTGCTTTTGTTGATGCGCCCTTGAACTTTAGGCTGTCGCAAAACTCGAAACTTTGATCAGTCGATAAATTTAAGTGGATATACAAAAATGAAAACCGCAACAGGAAGCAATCAATGGTACAATGACACATGAGCTCGCTGTGGCCATTGCTCTTCATTACAGTTTGCCTTCGCTCTGCCTTGTAGGTGCGCAACTCCTTAATGCTCGGTTTCCTTCGCCGTGTTCAATGACTACATACCGTCATTTGTTTTAATATAGTGCCTCTGGGATGAATGCTGTGTCTTCATAATCATACTGGTTAGGATTTCTTTCATGCCGGGGGTACTCGAAACAccgaagtactgcgccaataatCTAAACAACGTAAAACAGTTCAGTGCACACCACGTCAGGAAATGCATGTTGTTTGATTTTAGAACTAAAAGCGGAATTCGCGATAGACCTGGATGTAACACGAGTCCAAAAAAGTAAATCCTCAAGGGACTGTTCGAAGGAAAGCtgccagatgaaaaaaaaaaatgcaatttctCCGAATTCAGGCATGATGGAACCTGGGATAGCCACCAGACTGcgaatctttctttctttattgtatgGAATTAAAACCAAAGCACTTGCATTAGTCGTTTCATTAGTCAATATTCAAGCAAATTCAAACGTATATCAAAGAAGTGAAACCATTCAAGAACATTGCTAGGGCATATCGCTCAGCTAACTGACCTATTCATGAGTCTATCCGTAAGCAGCGTGAAGGTAAATTAAAAATAGGAAGTACAGGACTATTGATTACAAAAGTTACTAAACGAGAACACGCATGATGGAGAGAAGCTTTTAAATGGGAAAAAGAACCTGACATCATCTTGCTCAATAGAACGTAAATTTCCATTTCACCGTTGTACACaaaccttgcgggcttccgccgAATTCGTCCGGTTAAGTAATTTGAGGACATTAGAGGAGCATGTAAATTACCAAAATGTCGAAAACCTCAAGTCATACATATCCGAAAGGCGACAAGGGGCGTTGTGCTACCTTCGGTGTTTCCTTATTCTGTTTTTTTACCTTCATACAGGCGCAAGGGCTGAAGCGTCTTGTGGAGCTCGGAGCACCCAAGAAAAAGCTCGTCCTGGGCATCCCGTTCTTTGGTCGCAGCTATGTGCTCGCGGACAAAGAGAAGCACAAGGTCGGGGATCCCATTAAGGATATACCGGCGGCGCCAGGACCTTTCATCGGTAGCACCGAGATCCTGGCCTACTACGAGGTGACCGCACCAATCTATTTGAACACTTCTGTGCTCGatgtatcatcagcgaatcgcaagttactaaggtattctccattaacttttatccccaattcttcccaatccaggtctatgaatacctcctgtaaacacgctgtgaatagcattggagatatcgtatctccctgcctaagcAGGGATCCATAAGGCAGTAAGTGACCCGAAAGGAACGGCAATGGACGGATTAGCATGGCAGAGTAGTTGATCCGTCAGCTAAGCATACGTATTTATGACTAACTTAGATATGATTCTGTGGCGTATACTGTTACACTGTTCTGTACACACACTGCACGCCGAGCATAGTTCCGTATGCACGGACGCGATGAACACGGTTTCATTGGCAAACACAAATGCTCAACACTCTAATATGAGCCGAGTGATGTGTTTAAATACGCGAAACCATTTAGATTACAGACCATTTTCACAGACAAAGATTCTTGGACCCTATGCATCAGAGGGTTACAAAGCGCCGCGGGCATTACTGTAGTTCTTGAAATCTACTGGTCTTAGTGACTGACTGTAGGCGGTATGGACAGCCTAATGTGGTTTAGCTGCTAGTGCCTGCCCCTTCTTGTTTCCTTCTTTTCATCCCTGAACGCCCTTCGCCTTGCGTCGGGCCCAAACCGGACGCACGTTTTGTTGACGCCCTTACCTTGACTCCTCCTCCTGTTTACCACCTTTCTGAGAGTTTCTTGTGTTGTCCTCATCGGTTGCCAGACCGTATGTTAATGCTAAGCATTTTTGACGAGTTCATTCCAATTTTCTGTAAGAGGTAGCCTACGGCCCTGCTTCGCAAAATACGAAAATGCTCGACACCTGCGGCTGATGTCAACTTTCCTGGTATCTACGCTCTGGCAGCTTAATTTGTGAATACAGGACCCGTACGCGCTAATCGCATATGTCGGCGGGCTGAAATAAGA comes from the Dermacentor variabilis isolate Ectoservices chromosome 2, ASM5094787v1, whole genome shotgun sequence genome and includes:
- the LOC142572593 gene encoding endochitinase-like isoform X2, with protein sequence MFTKVAGRSEARTCQKRLARTSTMFNVFLCGFLLVHIVPTVRTDDDFIRNGGSPVVCYYHGWAADRFSPMNYRIRDIPGDLCTHVNLNYAGIDKDTLGVKDLIPAYQNNSHYKDFTAIKKKFLFVKTLISLGGWDHGSEPFSYVAADRSRRCNFTRNLLKFLKDNDFDGVDIDWRFPASPDRNGKPEDKQNYVLFLKSLCKLRRKGLIVTATVPITPFYLDNGYDVRQLSKYVDWLNVIGFDLRGRWTGIADVHSPLYARSFETGDTRNLNVAQGLKRLVELGAPKKKLVLGIPFFGRSYVLADKEKHKVGDPIKDIPAAPGPFIGSTEILAYYEICTNIEDGIATREFDNEGKCPYIYYEDQWVGYEDEESVGIKVDFIIKEGYAGVMVFNNDMDDFNGVCGTTHPLLKVVYQKLSEAPESRRRRR
- the LOC142572593 gene encoding endochitinase-like isoform X3; translation: MFNVFLCGFLLVHIVPTVRTDDDFIRNGGSPVVCYYHGWAADRFSPMNYRIRDIPGDLCTHVNLNYAGIDKDTLGVKDLIPAYQNNSHYKDFTAIKKKFLFVKTLISLGGWDHGSEPFSYVAADRSRRCNFTRNLLKFLKDNDFDGVDIDWRFPASPDRNGKPEDKQNYVLFLKSLCKLRRKGLIVTATVPITPFYLDNGYDVRQLSKYVDWLNVIGFDLRGRWTGIADVHSPLYARSFETGDTRNLNVAQGLKRLVELGAPKKKLVLGIPFFGRSYVLADKEKHKVGDPIKDIPAAPGPFIGSTEILAYYEICTNIEDGIATREFDNEGKCPYIYYEDQWVGYEDEESVGIKVDFIIKEGYAGVMVFNNDMDDFNGVCGTTHPLLKVVYQKLSEAPESRRRRR